The Variovorax sp. S12S4 genome includes the window GCCAGGCCCATGGCGGGGTCGCTCACCGAGTGCTTGCCGGTTTCGACGCGGCCTGCAAAGCGGCGCACGAGGCTCGTGTCGGCATCGCAGGTCACGGCAAAGTCGTACCACGCGCCGCTGCTTGCCAGGTCCCAGTGCAGTTCGGCCTTGGCGCCGCCCGCCACCGTCGCGGTCCACGGACCGTCGGTGCGGTAGGCCTTGGCGCGCACGGTGAACTTGCAGGCATTCTTGCCGCCGTTGAGCATTTCCAGGTACACGTTGCCGTTGGCAATGTCGTAGCACACGCGCACTTCAGGCGCGGCCGCGTCGCCGCTGCGGAGCGCGTTCAGGTCGCCCTTGAAGTGGCGATGAAAGCCATTCGGCCCGAGCACCCACAGGTCGTAGAAGCCGCTGTTGTCGCTCATCGAGTTCCACGTGTCATCCAGTGTCTTGCCGGGCTCGACCATGTAGCGGCGCGGCAGGCGGTCTAGGTTGAGCTTGTCGTACACGTGGAACACCGCGGCGGCCGTGCCGGTGTTGGCAAACAGCAGCTGGACCTTTCCGCCGATGGCGTCGATGCGGGCGCTCGTGTGCAGCTCGTAGGGCAGCGCGCGCGAAGGGCGCGTGCCTTTGGCTTGAGCGGCAGTTGCGGCAGCGCCGGAAACGGCACCTGCGAAAGTGCCTGTTGATCCGCACGCAGTTGATCGGCCTGCGCCTTGGTCTTGCGGCCTGCGAGCGTCGGCAGCGCTTCGTCGTTGGGCGACACAAAGTTGAAGGCGCTGGTGAGATCGCCGCACACCGCGCGGCGGAAACCGCTGATGTTGGTTTCCTTCACTCCGAAGCGCGACTCGATGAAGCGCAGCACCGAGGTGTGGTCGAACGCCTGTGAGTTGACCCAGCCGCCACGGCTCCAGGGTGACACCACATACATCGGCACGCGCACGCCCGGGCCGTAGACGCGGCCGTCGGGCGGGGGCTGGTCGGTGGTGCCGGGCGGACTCGGGTGATTGAAGTATTCGGGCGTGAGCGCTTCGAGCGGCAGCGTGGTTTTTCCGGCAGGCGTTCCGTCGGCGTTGATCGAGGGCGCAGCCGGCGAAGGCACGTGGTCGAAGTAGCCGTCGTTCTCGTCGAAGTTGATGAAGAGCACCGTCTTGCTCCACACCTCGGGCACCGCGGTGAGCGCGTCCAGCACTTCCTGGGTGTACCAGCCGCCCTGCACCGGGCTCGAAGGGCCGGGGTGCTCGGAATAGGACGCGGGCGCGACGATCCACGACACCTGGGGCAGCTTGCCGTTCTTGATGTCCTGGCGGAACTGCTCGAGAAAGCCGCCGTCGGGCATGGTGTTGGCAATGCCCTTGTAGAGCGGGTTGCCGGCGTCGTCGCTGGCCGGGTCGTAGGCAGGCGAGATGGCGTTGCCACTCACTGGCTTGCCGGAGGCTTCGTTGGCAAGGCGGTATTGCTTGAAGCCGGCCAGCGAGTTGTCGGTGAAGTTGTCGGGCATGTTCTGGTAGACGATCCAGCTGACCTTGGCTTCCTGCAGGCGCTCGGGGTAGGTCTTCCAGCTGTAGCCATTGGCGGAGCTGTCGATACCGTCCCATTCGTTGTTGACCGTGGCCACGTTCGCGCCCGTGGGGCCGTTGGTGCCGGTCCAGAGGAACATGCGGTTCGAATTGGTGCCGGTGTGCATGCTGCAGTGGTATGCGTCGCAGAGCGTGAAGGCGTTGGCCAACGCAAACTGGAAGGGCAGTTCCGCCTCTTGGAGGTAGCCCATCGATTGGGTGAAAGGCGCCGTCTTGGTTTTCTTGTACTTCACCCATTCATGCATGCGCCCGCCGGCCCATGCGTCCTGACCGTCGCTCCAGCTGTGCGGCGTGCCGGCCACGCGTTGCGCATTGCCCTTCGAACCGTCGAGGTGGTAGGGCAGCACTTCCTTGCCGGTGTCGTCCAGTTGCTGCCACACGCTGCGGCCGTTGGGCAGCGGAATGGTGAAGCGGTCGCCGAAGCCTCGCACGCCCATGAGCGTGCCGAAGTACTGGTCGAACGAACGGTTCTCCTGCATCAGGATGACGATGTGCTCGACGTCTTGAATGGTGCCGGTCTTGTTGTTGGCGGGAATGGCGAGCGCGCGGCGGATGCTGGGTGGAAAGGCGGCGAGTGCGAGCGCGGCGGCGCCGGTGGTGGCCGTGCCCTGCAGGAATTTGCGGCGTGAGTTCATGGTCTTGTTGTGTTTGGTCATGAGGAGATGCGGTGGGCGTTGCGCGGGTGCGCTCAAGGTGCGCAGCGCATCTCGGGCTTCACGCCCGTGTCGGGTGCGGGCGGGTTCGGATTGGCGGGCAGTTCGGGATTGGTGGGCGTGGTGGGCGCGCCGGTGCCGGGCGGGAAGCCGGAGAAGCCGCCGCCTCCATCGCCGCCGCCGCAGGCGGAAAGGGCGCAGGCCAGGGCCAGTGCGGAAAAGAGCCGCACGGAGGGGAAGGAGAGTCGCATGGTGGGTTCCTTGGTGTTGTCGTGTATGGACGGTCGGATGCGACGAAAAAAAGGCGCCATGAAGGCACCGCGCACCGGACAGACCGCAAGACTAGGGAAAACCCGTTACACCGCCATGAAGGAGCGATGACAAGGCTGAAGCGCTGGTCGCGCCAAGGGGGCGGAGCGCCGCGAAGGCGCCCGCTCCGCGAGAGGCTCAGCCCTCGTTGCTGATGCCGCTGGAGACGTGGCCCGCGGGCACGTGGCGTGCCGCGGCGTCGACGTGGCCGGTCTGGTCGTCGAAGAAGAAGTCGGGTTCGAACTCGCGCAGGAATTCGCCCTTGGGCAGGCCGCCGAGGAACATCGCTTCGTCGACGCGGATGTTCCACTTCATCAGCGTGCGGATGGCGCGCTCGTGTGCGGGCGCGCTGCGGGCCGTGACCAGCGCGGTGCGGATGCGCATCTGCGCATTGCCCGCCATCTGCAGGCGATGCAGCGCAGACAGCAGCGGCTTGAACGGGCCTTCGGGCAGCGGCAGGTCGGCCTTGCTGAGCTCGTGCGCCTGGAAGGCGTCCAGGCCCTCGGCCTGGAACACGCGCTCGGCTTCGTCGGAGAACAGCACCGCGTCGCCGTCGAAGGCAATGCGCACTTCGTTGGGCCAGGCATCGCTGGCCTTGACCGATTCGACCAGCACCCGCGCGGCCGGAAAGCCGGCGTTGAGCGCCTCGCGCACGTCTTGCGCATTGACCGACAGGAACAGATGCGCGCGCAGCGGCCGCAGGTAGCCGAAGGGCGGGCGGCCCTGGGTGAACACGCCGCGCTGCAGCTTGATGTCGGCGGCCGCGCTGGAGCGGAAGATGCGCATGCCAGAGACGGGATCGTTGCGCGAAAGAATGACCACCTCGACACGCTGCACGCCGTCGTCGTTGAAGCGCAGCAGCTTGCGGATCAGCGAATACGCGATGCCGGGCGCGGCCGGCACGTCGATGCGGTCGAGCTGCAGCTTCATGTAGCCCTCGTTGTCGCCGGCCTCGAAGATCTTGTTTTCTTCTTCGAGGTTGAACAGCGCGCGCGACGATATCGCGACCACGAGCTTGTCTTCGAGCGTGACGGGCATGAGGTTTCGGGCTTCTTGGCGGGCGTTACTTGACGAACTGGTTCAGCTGGATGATAGGCAGCATTACCGCCAGCACAATGAGCATCACCACGCCGCCCATGGCCACGATCAACAGGGGTTCGAGAATGGTGGCCAGGTGCATCGCGCGGCGCTGCACTTCGGCGCCGAGCTGGTTGGCCGCGCGTTGCAGCATCAGCGGCAGCGTGCCGGTCTGTTCGCCAAGGCGGGCGAACATCGACACCAGCCCCGGAAAGCGCTTTTTCTGCGCCAGCGCCGAGGCGAGCGGCGCGCCTTCGCGCACCAGCACCAGCGCATCGAGCGCATCCGCGCGCATTGCGCGGTTGCCGAGCGTTTCGGAAGCGGCCTGCAGCGCGCGCAGGATGGGTACGCCGGCGGTCGCGAGCATGGCCAGCGTGCTTGCGAAGCGCGCCGCGTTGTAGCCGCGCGCGAGCTTGCCGACCAGCGGCAGCTTGAGCCAGGCGGCATCGAACTTCAGGCGAAACGCTTCTTGCGCCAACGCCAGGCGGGCGGCAATGGCGGCGAACACCACACCGCCCACCATCCACCAGCCGTAGTTGCGCACACCCGCGCTCAGCGACAGCATCACCGTGGTGAGAAAAGGCAGCGAGCGCTTGGTGCCCGCGAACACCTGCGCCACCTGCGGCACCACATAGCTCACGAGAAAGATCACGATCACGATCGCCACCAGCGTGACGATGGCCGGGTACAGCGCCGCGCCGACGAGCTTTTGCTGCAGCGCCTGCCGCTCTTCGAGATCGTCGGCCAGGCGGTCGAGCACGAGGCCGAGGTTGCCGCTCTGCTCGCCCGCGCCGATCACGGCCGTGTAGATGGCCGAGAACTCGCGCGGATGGGCCGCGAGTGCACGCGCGAAGGGCGAGCCTGCGTTGACTTCGGCGCGCAGCGACGCGACGAGATTGCGCTGCGGCTCGGTTTCGGCTTCGTCGGTGAGTGCGGTCAGCGCGCGCTCGAGCGGCAGGCCCGAAGACACCAGCCCCGCGAGCTGGCGCGTCCACACCGCGAGTCCGGTGGAGCTGAAGATTCTTGCGCCGCCGCCGAGCCACCGGCGCAGTCCCCCGTTCCCCGTGGCATTGACGTGGCTGCTGCCGACCGGCGTGACCGACAGCGGAATGAGCGCCTGCGCGCGCAGCAGGCTGCGGGCGCTGCGCGCAGTGTCGGCCTCGAGCACGCCTTCGCGCGACTGGCCGCTGGCATCGATGGCTTCGAAGGAATAGGCGGGCATGGCAGAGCGAAGAGATTATTCGCGCGTGACCCGCACCAGCTCGGCGCGCGAAGTGATGCCGGCTTGCACCAGCCGTTCGCCGTCCTCGCGCATGGAGCGCAGGCCACCGCGCGCGCCGGCCTCGAAGAGCTGGCTCTCCGCTGCCTTGCCGTGGATGAGCGCCTGCACTTCGTCGTCGGCCACCAGCAACTCGAAGATGCCGGTGCGGCCCTGGTAGCCAGTCTGACCGCAGACCTCGCAGCCGGCGCCGCCGCAGGCCGTGCAGACCTTGCGCACCAGGCGCTGGGCAAGCACGCCCAGCAGTGACGAACTCAGCAGGAAAGGCTCCACGCCCATGTCGGTCAGGCGCGTGACGGCGCTGACCGAGTCGTTGGTGTGCAGCGTGGCGAGCACCAGGTGGCCGGTGAGCGAGGCCTGAATGGCGATCTGCGCAGTTTCGAAGTCGCGGATTTCGCCGATCATGATCACGTCCGGGTCCTGCCGCAGGATGGCACGCAGGGCCTTCGCAAACGTGAGCTCGATCTTGGCGTTGATCTGCGTCTGGCCCACGCCTGGCAGCTCGTACTCGATGGGGTCTTCCACCGTCATGATGTTGCTGCGGCTCGCGTCGAGCCGGGCCAGCGCGGCGTACAGCGTGGTGGTCTTGCCCGAGCCGGTAGGCCCGGTCACCAGGATGATGCCGTGCGGCTGTGCGATGAGGCGCTCGAAGCGCTCCAGCGTGTCGCCCTGCATGCCGACCGATTCGAGCGTGAGCTTCGATTCGGTCTTGTCCAGCAGGCGCAGCACCGCGCGCTCGCCGTGGGCGCTTGGCAGCGTGGAAACGCGCACGTCGACCGCGCGCGTGCCGATGCGAAGGCTGATGCGTCCGTCCTGCGGCAGCCGCTTCTCGGAGATGTCGAGGTCGGCCATGATCTTCAGTCGCGAGATCAGCGCGGCGTGCAGCGCGCGGTTGGGCTGCACCACCTCGCGCAGCGTGCCGTCGATGCGAAAGCGCACCGACGAAGTGCGCTCGTAGGGCTCGATGTGGATGTCGCTCGCACCGTCGCGCGCGGCCTGCGTGAGCAGCGCGTTGAGCATGCGGATGATGGGCGCATCGCCTGCGCTTTCCAGCAGGTCTTCGACCGCCGGCAACTCCTGCATCATGCGCGAGAGGTCGGCGTCGCTCTGCACCTCGCTCACCACCGCGGCGGCGCTCGATTCGCCTTGCGCATAGGCCGCGCTGATGCGCTGCGCGAGCGGGCCATCGGCCAGCACTTCGAAAGCCTGCACGCCGTATTTGCGCGTGACTTCGCCGAGCGCGCTGCGCGAGGGATGGCTCGACATCCACAGCGTGTAGCGGCCGTCGTCGGCCTCTTCGAGCAGCAGCTGCTGGCTGCGTGCGAACGCGTAGGGCAGGGGGTGGCGCATGGGCAGGATCGGCGGTGCGTTTTCGTAAAGGCGGCGGGCCGGGGCTTCAGGGCAGTTCGCGCGAACTGGTCGGGTCGGCCGTGGGCGGCAAGGCACCGCGCAGTGGGCTCGGGCGCAGGCTGCGCGTGTCGGCCGGCGGACGCGGCGGCGGAATGAGCTGCGTGCCCTGGATGCGCTCGCTGCTGCTGCTTGTGCGGTCGGGGCGCGGCGCGGGTGCTTCGGGCAGCACGGGCGCGGAATCGACGCCGCGCAGCATGATGTTGTCGGTGTTCGGCTGCGCGCGCTGCTGCATGCCGCGGATCTCGTCGTAGCGGTCGTACGAAAACGCCTCGGTCGAGGCGCCGTCGCGCATGACTGCGGGGCGCAGGAACATCATCAGGTTGCTCTTGTTGCGCGTACGGATCTCGTTCTTGAACAGGTTGCCGAGCACCGGAATGTCGCCCGCCAACGGAACCTTCTCGACCGTGTTGCCGTAGTCGTCCGACAGCAGCCCGCCGAGCATGACCAGGCCGCCGTCTTCCACCAGCACACTCGATTCGATGGAGCGCTTGTTGGTGGTCGGGCCGTTGGGGTTGTTGATGGTGTTGCCGTCGACCGTCGAGGTCTCCTGGAAGATGGTCATCTTCACGGTGCCGTTCTCGTTGATGGTCGGGCGTACGCGCAGCGTGAGGCCCACGTCCTTGCGCTCCACCGTGGTGAACGGGTTGATGCCCACCGAGCCCGAGGTGCTCGCGTACTGGCCGGTGACGAAAGGCACGTTCTGGCCGATGACGATCTTGGCCTCTTCGTTGTCCAGCGTCAGCAGGTTGGGCGTCGAGAGCACATTGGCGTCGCCGTCGCTGGTGAAGAAGTTCGCAATCGCGCCCAGGATGTACTGCCCGCCGATCTTGCCGGCGATGGCGAGGTTCAGCCCCGACGACGGCCGCACGTTGGCCACGTCGCGCGTGGCCAGGGCCTGCGTCAGCGCCAGGATGTTGGCGCTCGCAAGGCTCGAATTGGTGCCGATGACCGCGTTGTTGCCCAGCGCGCTCTGCCACTGCACGCCGAAGTTGGCGGCCTTCTTGGCGCTGACCTCGACGATCAGCGCCTCGATCATCACTTGGGCGCGCCGGCCGTCGAGCTTGTCGATCACCGCGCGCATCTGCCGGTATTGCGGCTCGGGCGCGGTGATGATCAGCGAGTTGGTCGAGGGGTCGGCCTGGATCTGCCCGCCGGTCGAGGGCTGGTTGGCGTTGTTCAGCGGCGCATTGGCGGCCGCCGAGCCGCCGCCCTGGCCGCTGAGGCTCGTCTGCTGCATGGCCTGCGGAATGTTGGCTTGCGGCTGCGGCTGGCCGCCACCGCCCGCGGCGCCGGGCGAGCCTGGCGTGCCGGGCAGCTGGTTGGCGGCCATGGCGGCGCGCAGCGTGGCC containing:
- a CDS encoding 5'-nucleotidase, producing MPVTLEDKLVVAISSRALFNLEEENKIFEAGDNEGYMKLQLDRIDVPAAPGIAYSLIRKLLRFNDDGVQRVEVVILSRNDPVSGMRIFRSSAAADIKLQRGVFTQGRPPFGYLRPLRAHLFLSVNAQDVREALNAGFPAARVLVESVKASDAWPNEVRIAFDGDAVLFSDEAERVFQAEGLDAFQAHELSKADLPLPEGPFKPLLSALHRLQMAGNAQMRIRTALVTARSAPAHERAIRTLMKWNIRVDEAMFLGGLPKGEFLREFEPDFFFDDQTGHVDAAARHVPAGHVSSGISNEG
- the gspF gene encoding type II secretion system inner membrane protein GspF → MPAYSFEAIDASGQSREGVLEADTARSARSLLRAQALIPLSVTPVGSSHVNATGNGGLRRWLGGGARIFSSTGLAVWTRQLAGLVSSGLPLERALTALTDEAETEPQRNLVASLRAEVNAGSPFARALAAHPREFSAIYTAVIGAGEQSGNLGLVLDRLADDLEERQALQQKLVGAALYPAIVTLVAIVIVIFLVSYVVPQVAQVFAGTKRSLPFLTTVMLSLSAGVRNYGWWMVGGVVFAAIAARLALAQEAFRLKFDAAWLKLPLVGKLARGYNAARFASTLAMLATAGVPILRALQAASETLGNRAMRADALDALVLVREGAPLASALAQKKRFPGLVSMFARLGEQTGTLPLMLQRAANQLGAEVQRRAMHLATILEPLLIVAMGGVVMLIVLAVMLPIIQLNQFVK
- a CDS encoding GspE/PulE family protein, with translation MRHPLPYAFARSQQLLLEEADDGRYTLWMSSHPSRSALGEVTRKYGVQAFEVLADGPLAQRISAAYAQGESSAAAVVSEVQSDADLSRMMQELPAVEDLLESAGDAPIIRMLNALLTQAARDGASDIHIEPYERTSSVRFRIDGTLREVVQPNRALHAALISRLKIMADLDISEKRLPQDGRISLRIGTRAVDVRVSTLPSAHGERAVLRLLDKTESKLTLESVGMQGDTLERFERLIAQPHGIILVTGPTGSGKTTTLYAALARLDASRSNIMTVEDPIEYELPGVGQTQINAKIELTFAKALRAILRQDPDVIMIGEIRDFETAQIAIQASLTGHLVLATLHTNDSVSAVTRLTDMGVEPFLLSSSLLGVLAQRLVRKVCTACGGAGCEVCGQTGYQGRTGIFELLVADDEVQALIHGKAAESQLFEAGARGGLRSMREDGERLVQAGITSRAELVRVTRE
- the gspD gene encoding type II secretion system secretin GspD, with amino-acid sequence MMKPLTSHGSRLGIVALAAQMLIAATFLQAVPPAFAQAASPDAPRRGEPITLNFANADIEAVARTMAVVTGRDVVVDPRVKGTMNLVTDRAIAPAAAFNQFASALRLQGFAVVESEGLYKVVPEADAKLQTQTVNTATPSAGAVAGNQIVTQIFRLNYESANSLLPVLRPLIPPNNTINVNPGNNSLVITDYADNMRRLSRIIAALDVPNASDIEVIPLKHSIATDMLPLITRLVDGSGSGAPGAAAPGTADASFRTTLLADPRSNALILRAANPARAALVRTLVEKLDRAPAESSNGAAGNIYVVYLKNADAVRLAATLRAAMAANQLPGTPGSPGAAGGGGQPQPQANIPQAMQQTSLSGQGGGSAAANAPLNNANQPSTGGQIQADPSTNSLIITAPEPQYRQMRAVIDKLDGRRAQVMIEALIVEVSAKKAANFGVQWQSALGNNAVIGTNSSLASANILALTQALATRDVANVRPSSGLNLAIAGKIGGQYILGAIANFFTSDGDANVLSTPNLLTLDNEEAKIVIGQNVPFVTGQYASTSGSVGINPFTTVERKDVGLTLRVRPTINENGTVKMTIFQETSTVDGNTINNPNGPTTNKRSIESSVLVEDGGLVMLGGLLSDDYGNTVEKVPLAGDIPVLGNLFKNEIRTRNKSNLMMFLRPAVMRDGASTEAFSYDRYDEIRGMQQRAQPNTDNIMLRGVDSAPVLPEAPAPRPDRTSSSSERIQGTQLIPPPRPPADTRSLRPSPLRGALPPTADPTSSRELP